From a region of the Hymenobacter jejuensis genome:
- the rny gene encoding ribonuclease Y: MSDTIYIVLAAVLALVVGIVVGRLLAGKARQDHEAEARSRAQQVLQEAEEKANRIRDERIQQSKDKFRGLKNEFEQESRRQKQALDQELTERRAAVVEQEQSIKQLTQTTQRQLEQLQRKEQELETTREKLQNESQQQREKFEAQEEKRRLTHETQIAKLQQKEADLDEKRHAIQQQLEVISGLTAAEAREQLVESLKNEAQIQASSYIKDVVAQAKLSATKDAKKVVLETIQRTAAEHAIENCVSIFNIESDDVKGKIIGREGRNIRALEAATGVEIIVDDTPEAIIISGFDPVRREVARLSLHLLVKDGRIHPARIEEIVAKTRKNIDEEIVEIGERTIIDLGIHGLHPELIKMVGRMRFRSSYGQNLLQHSREVANLCATMAAELGLNVKHAKRAGLLHDIGKVSTEEPELPHAILGMEMAKKYKEHPDVVNAIGAHHDEIEMTAMISPLVQACDAISGSRPGARREMMESYIKRLKQLEETAVSFDGVLQCYAIQAGRELRVMVNAENVTDERAQELSYEISQKIEKEMQYPGQIKITVIREMRAVAYAK; the protein is encoded by the coding sequence ATGTCTGACACTATTTATATCGTCCTGGCCGCTGTGCTTGCCCTTGTGGTCGGCATTGTGGTGGGGCGCCTGCTGGCCGGAAAGGCTAGGCAGGATCACGAAGCCGAAGCTCGCTCCCGCGCGCAGCAAGTGCTGCAGGAAGCCGAAGAAAAGGCCAACCGCATCCGCGACGAGCGGATTCAGCAGTCGAAAGACAAGTTCCGCGGTCTCAAAAACGAATTTGAGCAGGAAAGCCGCCGCCAAAAGCAGGCCCTCGATCAGGAACTCACCGAGCGCCGTGCTGCCGTGGTAGAGCAGGAGCAGAGCATCAAGCAACTGACCCAGACTACCCAACGCCAACTCGAGCAGCTGCAACGCAAAGAGCAGGAACTGGAAACGACCCGCGAAAAGCTGCAAAATGAGTCGCAGCAGCAACGCGAAAAATTCGAAGCCCAGGAAGAAAAACGCCGTCTGACGCACGAAACTCAAATCGCTAAGCTTCAGCAAAAAGAAGCTGACTTGGACGAGAAACGCCACGCGATTCAGCAACAGCTCGAAGTCATCTCGGGCCTGACGGCTGCCGAAGCCCGCGAGCAATTGGTAGAATCGTTGAAAAACGAAGCCCAGATTCAGGCCAGCAGTTACATCAAGGATGTAGTAGCACAGGCCAAGCTGTCGGCTACGAAAGACGCCAAAAAGGTAGTGCTGGAAACCATTCAGCGCACCGCCGCCGAACACGCCATCGAAAACTGCGTGTCGATCTTCAACATCGAATCCGACGATGTGAAGGGCAAAATCATCGGTCGGGAAGGCCGTAACATTCGGGCGCTGGAAGCCGCAACCGGCGTCGAGATTATTGTCGACGACACGCCTGAGGCCATCATCATCTCCGGCTTCGACCCCGTGCGCCGTGAGGTAGCGCGCCTGTCGTTGCACTTGCTGGTGAAAGACGGACGCATTCACCCGGCTCGCATTGAAGAAATCGTGGCCAAAACGCGCAAGAATATCGACGAGGAAATTGTCGAAATCGGCGAGCGCACCATCATCGATCTGGGCATTCACGGCCTGCATCCGGAGCTGATCAAGATGGTGGGCCGGATGCGTTTCCGCTCGTCGTATGGCCAAAACTTGCTGCAACACTCGCGCGAAGTCGCCAACCTCTGCGCCACGATGGCCGCTGAGCTGGGCCTGAACGTGAAGCATGCCAAACGTGCTGGCTTGCTACATGATATCGGCAAAGTAAGCACCGAAGAGCCTGAGCTTCCCCACGCCATTTTGGGCATGGAGATGGCCAAGAAATACAAAGAGCATCCCGACGTAGTGAATGCCATTGGCGCTCACCACGACGAAATCGAGATGACGGCCATGATTTCGCCGCTGGTTCAGGCCTGCGACGCCATTTCCGGCTCGCGTCCCGGCGCCCGCCGTGAGATGATGGAAAGCTACATCAAACGCCTCAAGCAGCTCGAAGAAACAGCCGTGTCGTTTGACGGGGTGCTGCAATGCTACGCCATTCAGGCTGGCCGTGAGCTACGCGTAATGGTGAACGCCGAAAACGTAACCGACGAGCGCGCCCAGGAATTGAGCTACGAGATCTCGCAGAAAATCGAGAAGGAAATGCAGTATCCTGGCCAGATCAAGATTACCGTGATCCGGGAAATGCGCGCAGTGGCTTACGCCAAGTAA
- the pheT gene encoding phenylalanine--tRNA ligase subunit beta, whose amino-acid sequence MKISLDWLRTLIPTDKSAAEIGALLTGSGLEVEGIEELESIPGGLRGVVIGEVLTCQKHPDADKLSLTTVDVGDGTPRQIVCGAPNVTAGQKVVVALDGATLYPSQGEPFKIKKSKIRGAASEGMICAEDEIGLGTSHAGIMVLDTPLPNGTPAAEYFGLGSDSVFEIGLTPNRADAASHFGVARELRALLRQPCHLPDVSKFHAPTAPIKKQNVVEIDQGNWVETRKEWYDDTISVTIEDETGSQRYAGLLLDNVQVGPSPEWLQRRLRSIGLSPINNVVDVTNFVLHELGQPLHAFDADQIPGGKIVVKRATEGEKFVTLDGAERTLRAADLVIAGAAGEPLALAGVFGGKTSGVSDATTRVFLESAYFAPAAVRRTAQTHQLKTDASFRFERGTDPHMVPIALKRAALLLQEIAGATIAAPIVDVYPTPIAHTLVRLRLPRVEMLVGQYIAPERIRQILTDLDILISEESEDGHEWILAVPPHKVDVTREADIIEEILRIYGYNHVALRPHNSASFLAKFPNPDPEVLRQNIARLLSGQGYSEIITNSLTNSQYFEKEGQPADELVRVLNYNSADLNVLRPSVLQSGLEILRHNINRRQRDLKLYEFGKTYQRDADGKYQEKNKLAIFLTGNATAETWQHKSEKSNFHDLAAAVQQVLAALGHPVPAPQPVQHPYLAGGLALLAHNQVVAQLGAVAAGVLKRLDVSQPVWYAELDWDWLVRKYKNALAARELPKFPEVRRDLSLVVDRSVTFEQLRQIAVRAERKLLQTVTVFDVYEGDNLGEGKKSYSVSFILQDPTQTLTDQAIDAAMQRLIGQFEKQAGAVIRR is encoded by the coding sequence ATGAAAATCTCTCTCGACTGGCTCCGCACACTCATTCCCACCGACAAATCTGCTGCCGAAATCGGGGCGTTGCTCACCGGCTCCGGGCTAGAGGTAGAAGGAATTGAGGAGCTGGAAAGCATTCCGGGCGGCTTGCGCGGCGTCGTGATCGGCGAAGTGCTTACCTGCCAGAAACACCCCGACGCCGACAAGCTCAGCCTTACTACCGTTGACGTAGGCGACGGTACGCCCCGCCAAATCGTGTGCGGTGCCCCAAACGTCACTGCTGGACAAAAGGTAGTTGTGGCCTTGGATGGCGCCACTTTGTATCCTTCTCAGGGTGAGCCGTTTAAAATCAAGAAGTCCAAGATTCGCGGGGCCGCTTCGGAAGGCATGATCTGCGCCGAAGACGAGATTGGCTTGGGTACGTCGCACGCCGGCATCATGGTCCTCGACACGCCGTTGCCCAATGGTACGCCGGCAGCGGAGTATTTCGGGCTGGGTTCGGATTCGGTGTTCGAAATCGGCCTGACGCCCAACCGCGCCGACGCCGCTTCGCATTTCGGGGTGGCCCGTGAGCTTCGGGCGTTGTTGCGGCAGCCCTGCCACTTGCCGGACGTGAGTAAATTCCACGCACCTACTGCACCAATTAAAAAACAGAATGTAGTTGAAATTGACCAAGGGAATTGGGTCGAAACTCGTAAAGAATGGTATGATGATACCATATCAGTGACTATCGAGGATGAAACAGGCTCGCAGCGTTATGCAGGCTTACTGCTTGATAATGTGCAGGTTGGCCCTTCGCCGGAGTGGCTGCAACGCCGGCTGCGCAGCATTGGCTTGTCGCCAATTAATAACGTGGTGGACGTAACCAACTTCGTGCTGCACGAACTGGGCCAGCCGCTGCATGCCTTCGACGCCGACCAAATCCCAGGTGGCAAAATTGTAGTGAAGCGCGCCACCGAAGGCGAAAAGTTTGTGACGCTCGACGGGGCCGAACGCACCTTGCGCGCCGCCGACCTCGTGATTGCTGGGGCCGCCGGTGAGCCGCTGGCCTTGGCGGGCGTGTTCGGGGGCAAAACCTCGGGCGTATCCGACGCTACTACCCGCGTTTTTCTGGAAAGCGCCTACTTCGCGCCCGCCGCGGTGCGCCGCACGGCCCAAACGCACCAACTCAAAACCGATGCCTCGTTCCGCTTCGAGCGCGGCACCGATCCGCACATGGTGCCCATTGCCTTGAAGCGGGCGGCGTTGCTGCTGCAAGAGATTGCGGGTGCCACGATTGCCGCGCCCATTGTGGATGTGTACCCAACGCCCATCGCGCATACGCTGGTGCGGCTGCGGTTGCCCCGCGTGGAAATGCTTGTGGGACAGTACATTGCGCCGGAGCGAATCCGCCAGATTCTCACCGACTTGGATATTCTGATTTCGGAAGAAAGCGAGGACGGCCACGAGTGGATATTGGCCGTGCCGCCGCACAAGGTAGATGTGACCCGCGAAGCCGACATCATCGAAGAGATTCTGCGCATTTACGGCTACAACCACGTAGCCTTACGGCCGCACAACTCAGCTTCCTTTCTGGCCAAGTTCCCGAATCCGGACCCCGAAGTGTTGCGCCAAAACATTGCGCGGCTGCTCAGCGGGCAGGGGTATTCGGAAATCATCACCAACTCGCTCACCAACTCGCAATACTTCGAGAAGGAAGGCCAGCCCGCCGACGAGTTGGTGCGCGTGCTCAACTACAACAGCGCCGACCTAAACGTGCTGCGCCCATCGGTGCTGCAGTCGGGCCTCGAGATTCTGCGGCACAACATCAACCGTCGCCAGCGCGACCTCAAGCTCTACGAATTCGGCAAAACGTATCAGCGCGATGCTGATGGTAAGTATCAGGAAAAGAATAAGTTAGCTATTTTCCTAACGGGCAACGCGACCGCCGAAACCTGGCAACACAAGTCTGAAAAGAGCAACTTCCACGACTTGGCTGCGGCTGTGCAACAGGTGCTGGCCGCGCTTGGGCATCCGGTGCCGGCGCCCCAGCCGGTACAGCATCCGTACTTGGCCGGTGGGCTTGCGTTATTAGCTCACAATCAGGTGGTTGCGCAACTGGGTGCGGTGGCTGCCGGCGTACTGAAGCGCTTAGATGTGAGCCAGCCCGTGTGGTACGCCGAGCTGGATTGGGATTGGCTGGTGCGCAAGTACAAGAACGCGCTTGCCGCGCGTGAGCTGCCCAAGTTTCCGGAGGTGCGGCGCGACCTGTCGCTGGTCGTGGATCGGAGCGTGACCTTTGAGCAACTGCGGCAGATTGCCGTGCGCGCCGAACGGAAACTGTTGCAAACTGTTACTGTATTTGACGTATACGAAGGCGATAATCTTGGAGAAGGCAAAAAGTCTTATTCCGTGAGCTTCATCCTTCAAGACCCTACCCAGACCTTGACTGACCAAGCGATTGATGCCGCCATGCAGCGATTGATTGGGCAGTTTGAGAAACAGGCGGGGGCCGTAATTCGGCGGTAA
- a CDS encoding cell division protein ZapA, whose protein sequence is MSELSIKIRVADRDYPMRVSPTDEERLRMAGRLLNERVKEFREQYGIQDKQDLLAMIALSTMADRLKVSKEKDGTDAALTERLTRLDQLLSSLVLG, encoded by the coding sequence ATGAGCGAATTATCTATTAAAATCCGAGTCGCCGACCGGGATTACCCAATGCGGGTATCTCCCACGGACGAAGAGCGCCTGCGCATGGCAGGCCGCTTGCTCAACGAACGGGTCAAGGAATTTCGCGAACAGTACGGCATTCAAGACAAGCAAGATTTGCTGGCCATGATTGCCTTATCCACAATGGCTGACCGCCTGAAGGTCAGCAAGGAAAAGGATGGCACCGATGCAGCTCTGACTGAGCGCCTTACGCGCTTAGACCAGCTGCTCTCGTCGCTAGTGCTCGGGTAG
- a CDS encoding metallophosphoesterase produces the protein MSRIFSPFVLVLLVLAEWYGLQAVRMLIHADTAFGRRLTTGLYLLITLGIWVLGIWAMMTRREHATYKAYFGGLLMAMIAAQLLTMVPLLLEDVVRVGRFAVRQFSPSDVATTGTPISRSTFLSWFAVLLGGIPFVALLWGMVKGGTDYQVKRVKLRFANLPAAFDGFRVLQISDLHTGSFQSKEPLQRAVDLINAQKADLIFMTGDLVNNYAHEVEEHIDTLAGIKSDLPIYSILGNHDYADYVQWESREAKAANLQRLIGNHAKIGWKLMLDESHTIERNGEKIAVLGVQNWGNNLHFPKYGNLAKAHASSGDAPFKILLSHDPSHWEGQVLDYQDIDLMLAGHTHGSQFGVNLPFLKWSPVQYVYKQWAGLYQKGKQYLYVNVGLGFIGYPGRVGFLPEITVFELHRA, from the coding sequence ATGTCACGCATTTTCTCTCCTTTTGTGCTGGTGCTTCTGGTGCTGGCCGAATGGTACGGCCTGCAAGCCGTTCGCATGTTGATACACGCCGATACGGCCTTTGGCCGGCGCCTTACTACCGGGCTTTATTTGCTCATCACCTTGGGTATCTGGGTATTGGGCATCTGGGCCATGATGACGCGCCGCGAGCATGCCACCTACAAAGCTTATTTCGGGGGCTTGCTGATGGCCATGATTGCGGCGCAGCTCCTGACCATGGTTCCGCTGTTGCTGGAAGACGTGGTGCGCGTCGGCCGGTTTGCGGTACGCCAGTTTTCGCCTTCCGATGTTGCCACCACGGGCACACCAATTTCGCGCAGCACGTTCCTGAGCTGGTTTGCGGTGCTGCTCGGCGGCATTCCGTTTGTGGCCCTGCTCTGGGGCATGGTAAAAGGCGGCACCGACTACCAAGTAAAGCGCGTAAAGCTGCGTTTTGCCAACCTGCCCGCGGCGTTTGACGGCTTCCGGGTGTTGCAGATTTCAGATTTGCACACGGGCTCGTTTCAGTCGAAAGAGCCGTTGCAACGTGCTGTGGATCTGATTAATGCACAGAAAGCCGACCTCATTTTCATGACCGGCGACTTGGTGAACAACTACGCGCACGAAGTCGAAGAGCACATCGACACGCTGGCCGGCATCAAATCCGACTTGCCGATTTATTCCATCCTCGGCAACCACGATTACGCCGATTATGTGCAATGGGAAAGCCGCGAGGCCAAAGCCGCCAATTTGCAGCGGCTCATCGGCAACCACGCCAAAATCGGGTGGAAGCTCATGCTCGACGAAAGCCACACCATCGAGCGCAACGGCGAAAAAATCGCGGTATTGGGCGTCCAGAACTGGGGCAATAACCTGCATTTCCCCAAGTACGGCAACCTAGCCAAAGCCCACGCCAGTTCCGGCGACGCGCCTTTCAAGATTCTACTCTCGCACGACCCCTCGCATTGGGAAGGTCAAGTACTTGATTATCAAGATATTGACCTGATGCTAGCGGGCCACACCCATGGATCGCAGTTTGGCGTCAATTTGCCTTTTCTCAAGTGGAGCCCGGTGCAATACGTGTACAAGCAATGGGCGGGCCTGTATCAGAAAGGCAAACAGTACCTGTACGTCAACGTGGGGCTGGGCTTTATTGGGTACCCGGGCCGGGTGGGCTTTCTGCCCGAAATCACTGTGTTTGAGCTACATCGGGCGTAG
- the radC gene encoding RadC family protein → MNSFDILSEEKLNLTAYQTPASFSIKSWAEEDRPREKLLQKGRAALSDAELMAILLGSGTAKLSAVDVAKLILAAVDNDLNALAKLSVKELMRHKGIGEAKAIAIVAALELGRRRKEATAAARTTITCSTDIYNLVRPNLQDLPHEEFWVILLNRANVVMRKQPVSTGGVAGTVADPKVIFKHALEQLASSIILVHNHPSGNRNPSTADIALTRKLKEAGQFLDLPVLDHLIYTDHGYYSFADAGIL, encoded by the coding sequence ATGAATTCGTTTGACATTCTGTCGGAAGAAAAATTAAACCTTACTGCTTACCAAACACCGGCCAGCTTCAGCATCAAAAGCTGGGCTGAGGAAGACCGGCCGCGCGAGAAGCTGCTGCAAAAAGGCCGCGCCGCCCTCTCCGACGCCGAACTGATGGCCATCCTCTTGGGCTCCGGCACGGCCAAACTCTCCGCCGTGGACGTCGCCAAACTGATTCTGGCCGCCGTCGATAACGATTTGAATGCGCTGGCCAAACTGTCGGTGAAGGAGCTGATGCGCCACAAAGGCATTGGCGAGGCCAAAGCCATTGCCATCGTAGCGGCCCTGGAGCTGGGGCGGCGCCGCAAAGAAGCCACGGCCGCAGCACGCACTACAATTACCTGCTCCACTGACATTTACAATCTGGTGCGCCCCAATCTGCAAGACTTGCCGCACGAAGAGTTTTGGGTGATTCTGCTCAATCGGGCCAACGTGGTGATGCGCAAGCAACCAGTAAGCACCGGCGGCGTGGCCGGCACCGTCGCCGATCCCAAGGTGATTTTCAAGCACGCGCTGGAGCAACTAGCTAGCTCTATTATTTTGGTGCACAACCACCCCAGCGGCAACCGCAACCCCAGCACCGCCGACATTGCCCTCACCCGCAAGCTCAAAGAAGCCGGTCAGTTCCTCGACCTTCCCGTGCTCGATCATTTGATTTACACCGACCACGGGTACTACAGCTTTGCCGACGCAGGTATTCTGTAA
- a CDS encoding carboxypeptidase-like regulatory domain-containing protein, translating to MSIRSSHVLLSFFAKHASLLLLLLLLSGAASAQIRVTGTVTSAQDGKPIAGASVVIQRTGRGTAADDQGDFNVQAASTDTLIFRAIGFKTKLLPLGGSGLSQIIIQVKLERANIQLGEVRVQPGRPDDATINRALRNIKRLTPPANAVRRPPKPKPLFPVDSTAPKTPVPTVQSPVSLIYDQFSKEGKQRRKLQELQAQDKAEQQRKERQQYNKSFKDNRGYE from the coding sequence TTGAGTATTCGTTCGTCGCACGTCCTGTTGTCCTTCTTTGCCAAGCACGCCAGCTTGTTGCTGCTTTTGCTGCTGCTTTCGGGGGCGGCTTCGGCCCAGATTCGCGTGACGGGCACCGTGACGAGCGCGCAGGATGGCAAGCCCATAGCGGGCGCCAGCGTCGTGATTCAGCGCACGGGTCGGGGCACGGCCGCCGACGATCAAGGCGATTTTAATGTGCAAGCCGCCAGTACAGATACGCTGATATTCCGAGCCATCGGCTTCAAAACCAAGCTTTTGCCTTTGGGCGGCTCGGGGCTCTCGCAGATTATTATTCAGGTGAAGCTGGAGCGCGCCAACATTCAGTTGGGCGAAGTACGGGTGCAACCCGGCCGCCCCGACGACGCCACCATCAACCGCGCGCTGCGCAACATCAAGCGCCTCACGCCGCCTGCCAATGCCGTGCGGCGCCCACCCAAGCCCAAGCCGCTGTTCCCCGTCGATTCGACGGCGCCCAAGACACCCGTGCCCACCGTGCAAAGCCCGGTCAGCCTGATTTACGATCAGTTTTCGAAGGAAGGCAAGCAGCGCCGCAAGCTGCAAGAGCTTCAGGCTCAGGACAAAGCCGAACAGCAGCGCAAAGAGCGCCAACAGTACAACAAGAGTTTCAAGGACAACCGCGGCTACGAATAG
- the uvsE gene encoding UV DNA damage repair endonuclease UvsE — protein sequence MRIGYPCVNETLDCSSSTTFRLASYSEERLISSVASNLACLQRILEYNVANELRFFRISSGIVPFGSHPVNTYPWQTHFAAEFRAIGDYIKAENLRISLHPDQFVVLNSPDPDIVQRSIAELVYQGSMLDLMGLDSTAKLQIHAGGVYGDKSSALARWIETYHQIPEAVKVRLVVENDDRLYSLRDCLELHTAIGVPILFDNFHHECLNHGEPMSEALRLAAATWDPQRDGVLMMDYSSQSPGERKGKHVTSLEEDLFREFLTHLHGLDVDIMLEIKDKEASACRAVSILRELQLVASSVTI from the coding sequence ATGAGAATTGGATATCCCTGCGTCAACGAAACCCTGGATTGTAGCTCGTCTACCACGTTTCGGCTGGCGTCTTATTCCGAAGAGCGCCTGATCAGCAGCGTGGCTTCCAACTTGGCGTGTTTGCAACGGATTCTGGAGTACAACGTGGCCAACGAGCTGCGCTTTTTCCGCATTAGCTCGGGAATTGTGCCATTTGGGTCGCACCCGGTCAATACATACCCGTGGCAAACGCATTTTGCAGCCGAGTTTCGCGCCATTGGCGATTACATAAAAGCTGAAAACCTGCGCATTTCGCTGCACCCCGATCAGTTTGTAGTGCTTAACTCGCCCGATCCGGACATTGTGCAGCGGAGCATTGCCGAGTTGGTTTATCAGGGCTCAATGCTCGATTTAATGGGTCTCGACTCGACGGCCAAGCTCCAGATCCATGCCGGTGGTGTGTACGGCGACAAAAGCAGTGCCCTAGCCCGTTGGATCGAAACGTATCACCAAATACCGGAAGCGGTGAAGGTGCGGCTGGTGGTCGAAAACGATGACCGCCTCTACAGCTTGCGCGACTGCCTGGAACTCCACACGGCCATCGGCGTCCCCATCTTGTTCGATAATTTTCACCACGAGTGCCTCAACCACGGCGAACCCATGTCGGAGGCCTTGCGGCTAGCGGCGGCCACTTGGGACCCCCAGCGCGACGGCGTGCTGATGATGGATTATAGCTCTCAATCGCCGGGCGAGCGCAAGGGCAAGCACGTGACGTCCTTGGAGGAAGATTTGTTTCGCGAGTTCCTGACGCATCTGCATGGCCTCGACGTCGATATCATGTTGGAAATCAAGGACAAAGAAGCCAGCGCTTGCCGGGCCGTGAGCATCTTGCGGGAATTACAACTGGTAGCCTCCTCAGTAACTATTTGA
- a CDS encoding DUF1684 domain-containing protein, producing MRLNPKLLIGLGLLIVAGYFLADLVFGSDQYAAGIEKARQAKDDAFRLSGTSPLSSTQRDMFDSLRYFAPNKEYRLTAQLEPFAQRDTVLMQLTDGKAEKYLRWGRASFEWQKQPQQLVLFLKADGRDSTLFVPFTDRSNGFDTYGGGRYLDAPKPAPGDKTIVLDFNETYNPYCAYNDEFACPVPPSENRLTFAVKAGEKSFHD from the coding sequence ATGCGTCTGAATCCTAAACTTCTCATTGGCCTGGGGCTGCTCATTGTGGCGGGGTATTTTCTGGCCGATCTGGTCTTTGGCAGCGACCAGTATGCGGCGGGCATCGAAAAAGCCCGGCAAGCCAAAGACGATGCGTTTCGCCTGTCGGGAACCTCGCCGCTGAGCAGCACCCAGCGCGATATGTTCGACAGCCTGCGCTATTTCGCGCCTAACAAAGAGTACCGTCTCACGGCCCAGCTAGAGCCTTTTGCCCAGCGGGATACCGTGCTGATGCAACTCACCGATGGCAAAGCGGAGAAGTACCTGCGCTGGGGCCGCGCTTCGTTTGAGTGGCAGAAGCAGCCGCAGCAGCTCGTGCTGTTTCTGAAAGCCGACGGTCGCGACTCCACGCTATTTGTGCCCTTTACCGACCGCAGCAACGGCTTCGATACTTACGGCGGCGGCCGCTACCTCGACGCGCCCAAGCCTGCACCCGGCGACAAAACCATCGTGCTCGACTTCAACGAGACCTACAACCCCTACTGCGCCTACAACGACGAGTTTGCCTGCCCTGTGCCGCCGTCGGAAAACCGCCTAACCTTTGCGGTGAAGGCCGGGGAGAAGTCCTTTCATGATTAA